The following proteins come from a genomic window of Rhodohalobacter sp. 614A:
- a CDS encoding formylglycine-generating enzyme family protein, with amino-acid sequence MRNWIAILLLAAFSGCALFRPSLRKQLLPMEMTKVEGGTFIMGDVIYNKNDDSTPLHKVALSDFYIGTYEVTYEQYDAFAKAIKRPLPEDNGRGRGKRAVIYVNWDEAVAFCNAYGYRLPTEPEWEYAARSRGLEQLYAGTSELDSLQYYARYSESSGPYSYHVGTKRPNDLGLYDMSGNVAEYIGEYYPFFKTDPDSIEYYPLDERGMRVIRGGSFNSEDATLRNYWRVGVLAEDRDHTIGFRCVDSGG; translated from the coding sequence ATGAGGAATTGGATAGCGATTCTATTGTTGGCAGCTTTTTCTGGTTGTGCTCTTTTCAGGCCGTCACTCAGAAAACAACTCCTCCCTATGGAGATGACAAAAGTGGAAGGCGGCACTTTTATCATGGGAGATGTGATTTATAACAAGAATGATGATTCAACTCCTCTGCATAAAGTAGCTCTCAGCGACTTCTACATTGGCACATACGAAGTAACTTACGAGCAGTATGATGCATTCGCGAAAGCTATCAAACGACCTTTGCCGGAAGACAACGGCCGGGGTCGGGGAAAGCGTGCGGTTATTTATGTAAACTGGGATGAAGCGGTTGCCTTCTGTAATGCGTACGGCTATCGCTTGCCCACAGAGCCGGAGTGGGAATATGCGGCGAGATCCCGTGGACTGGAACAACTGTATGCGGGTACCTCCGAGCTGGACAGCCTTCAGTATTATGCCCGGTATTCAGAAAGCAGCGGACCCTATTCTTATCATGTCGGTACCAAACGGCCGAATGATTTGGGGCTTTATGATATGAGCGGGAATGTGGCAGAATATATCGGGGAGTACTATCCATTTTTCAAAACCGATCCCGATTCGATTGAATATTATCCACTGGATGAACGCGGAATGCGTGTGATTCGCGGGGGAAGTTTCAACAGCGAAGATGCAACCTTGCGAAACTATTGGCGTGTGGGGGTTTTAGCCGAAGACAGAGACCACACGATTGGTTTCCGATGCGTGGATTCAGGAGGATGA
- a CDS encoding M14 metallopeptidase family protein: MKNTFTILFLLLILPVSAFCQAELDYYLPDDVEYNSNIPTPAEIIGHEVGEWHITHDKLVQYMYAVAEASDRVTITQFAKTYEGRPLVLLTITSPENHANIDQIKQNQLALIDTDQSGDIDIQNQPVVTYIGHSIHGNEPSGANASMLSAYYFAAAEGDKIDNILDNAVILLDPSFNPDGLTRFSTWANMHKSITAVSDPADREYNEGWPSGRTNHYWFDLNRDWMPVQHPESRGRIAKFHEWRPNILTDHHEMGTNSTFFFQPGIPARTHPLTPQINQDLTAAIAEFHAEALNEIQSLYYTKESFDDFYYGKGSTYPDLFGTIGILFEQASSRGHIQESDHGLITFPFTIRNQFTTALSTVDAAVSLREDLHEYRRSYYAGVEEEASDADTKAFIIGDQYDRGRNYHFADLFSKHNIEMYELASDIEVDDKEFKQGKAWVIPTDQTEYKFIEAMFETRTEFNDSLFYDVSTWTLPFAFNLPYAELGSRQFDEDLLGSRVENPQMPAGEMIGGESDYAYIFAWDEYYAPRALYRLQDKGIRTKVLTTPSTVATPDGTKEFGYGSILVALGPQDVGDDEIYSVLQTIAEEDGIDVYNVTTGLAVSGVDIGSPSSEALEKPSIAILGGEGTSSYEVGEIWHLLDQRYKIPLTMIEKDELGSADLSKYNRIIMVGGGYGDLSEGTVSEIKRWVRNGGTLILQRNAVGWGISQNLVNLSQKEAEEGEEFEYSKDLKYADIQNARGAQFIGGTIFNATLDTTHPLGYGYHNEEMHIFRSSTQFYAQPENHFAVPLSLTDDPLASGYISDYNLEMVESTPSIVVDSSGGGRIISFVDNPNFRAFWFGTNKLFANALFFGNTISRAATNE; the protein is encoded by the coding sequence ATGAAAAACACGTTTACTATTCTGTTCCTACTTCTCATTTTACCAGTCTCCGCATTCTGCCAGGCAGAGTTGGATTATTATCTGCCGGACGATGTGGAATACAATTCCAATATTCCAACTCCTGCTGAAATCATCGGCCATGAAGTTGGTGAGTGGCATATTACGCACGACAAGCTTGTTCAGTATATGTATGCCGTAGCTGAAGCATCCGATCGGGTTACAATTACTCAATTCGCTAAAACCTATGAAGGGCGTCCGTTGGTTTTGCTGACGATTACTTCTCCCGAAAATCATGCAAACATTGACCAGATCAAGCAGAACCAGCTTGCCCTTATCGACACCGACCAATCTGGTGATATTGATATCCAAAACCAGCCGGTTGTAACGTATATCGGCCACAGTATCCACGGAAATGAACCAAGCGGAGCGAATGCGTCGATGTTATCGGCCTATTATTTTGCAGCTGCCGAAGGCGATAAGATCGATAACATACTGGACAACGCGGTAATCCTGCTGGATCCTTCATTCAATCCCGACGGTCTCACCCGTTTTTCTACCTGGGCTAATATGCACAAAAGTATAACCGCCGTTTCCGATCCCGCCGACCGTGAGTACAACGAAGGGTGGCCAAGCGGACGAACCAACCATTACTGGTTTGATTTGAATCGGGACTGGATGCCGGTTCAGCACCCCGAGAGCCGTGGACGAATTGCAAAATTTCACGAATGGCGTCCCAATATTCTCACAGACCATCACGAGATGGGAACCAACTCAACGTTCTTTTTTCAACCCGGAATTCCGGCGCGAACGCACCCGCTCACGCCTCAAATTAACCAGGATCTGACCGCCGCAATTGCAGAATTCCACGCCGAAGCGCTCAACGAAATTCAAAGCCTCTATTACACCAAAGAATCATTTGATGATTTCTATTACGGAAAAGGATCTACCTATCCCGATCTGTTTGGAACCATCGGGATTCTGTTTGAGCAGGCCAGTTCACGCGGACACATCCAGGAGAGTGATCACGGTTTGATAACATTCCCATTCACCATTCGAAATCAGTTTACAACGGCTCTTTCAACGGTGGATGCTGCCGTTTCTCTCCGTGAAGATCTGCACGAATATCGACGATCGTATTATGCAGGTGTTGAAGAAGAAGCATCCGATGCGGATACCAAGGCATTTATCATTGGCGATCAGTACGACCGGGGACGCAACTACCATTTTGCCGACCTTTTTTCAAAACACAATATTGAAATGTATGAGCTTGCCTCCGACATTGAAGTGGATGACAAGGAGTTTAAGCAGGGCAAAGCGTGGGTCATTCCAACGGATCAAACCGAATATAAATTTATCGAAGCCATGTTTGAAACCCGTACGGAATTTAACGACAGCCTTTTTTACGATGTTTCTACCTGGACACTTCCGTTTGCATTCAACCTGCCTTATGCGGAGTTAGGCTCGCGTCAGTTTGATGAGGATCTGCTGGGAAGCCGTGTGGAAAATCCGCAAATGCCTGCCGGAGAAATGATCGGGGGAGAAAGCGACTACGCCTACATTTTTGCCTGGGATGAATACTATGCACCACGAGCGCTGTACCGTCTGCAGGATAAAGGGATTCGCACAAAAGTTCTCACCACTCCATCTACGGTCGCAACTCCGGATGGCACCAAAGAATTTGGCTATGGATCCATTCTTGTAGCTCTTGGCCCGCAGGATGTGGGCGATGACGAAATTTATAGTGTCCTCCAAACCATTGCTGAAGAAGACGGAATTGATGTTTACAACGTAACAACCGGACTGGCGGTGAGTGGAGTAGACATTGGAAGTCCCAGCAGTGAAGCACTGGAAAAGCCGAGTATTGCCATCCTTGGAGGAGAAGGAACCAGCAGTTACGAAGTGGGAGAAATCTGGCACTTGCTCGATCAGCGATATAAAATTCCGCTTACCATGATTGAGAAAGATGAACTGGGTTCAGCCGATCTTTCCAAATATAACAGGATTATCATGGTTGGTGGCGGTTATGGAGATCTTTCCGAAGGTACGGTTTCAGAGATTAAACGATGGGTACGAAATGGCGGAACACTTATTCTTCAGCGGAATGCTGTTGGGTGGGGTATCAGTCAAAACCTTGTGAATCTCAGCCAAAAGGAAGCAGAAGAGGGCGAAGAGTTTGAATACAGCAAAGATCTGAAATATGCCGATATTCAAAATGCCCGTGGCGCACAATTTATTGGCGGAACCATCTTTAATGCCACGCTTGATACAACTCATCCGCTGGGTTATGGATATCACAATGAAGAGATGCACATCTTCCGAAGCAGCACTCAATTTTACGCACAGCCCGAGAACCATTTTGCCGTCCCGCTTTCATTAACCGACGATCCGTTAGCCAGTGGATATATTTCGGATTACAATCTCGAAATGGTTGAAAGTACGCCCTCGATTGTTGTGGATAGCAGCGGCGGCGGGAGAATCATCAGTTTTGTGGATAACCCGAACTTCCGGGCTTTTTGGTTTGGCACCAATAAACTGTTTGCAAATGCTCTCTTTTTCGGGAATACGATTTCCAGGGCAGCAACCAATGAGTAA
- a CDS encoding MarR family winged helix-turn-helix transcriptional regulator: MHSAANSFSREISRHFDSYFEEYDLATSYVELMLILHNNEELSQNDLAEEMNLAPSTITRFINKLVKRSLVQKKKSGRTAVINLSKKGQALVPKLKDSFDRAVADLQNILSEKYVHTTKGLLLHGARLLKVQGKD; encoded by the coding sequence ATGCATTCAGCAGCCAATTCTTTCAGCCGGGAAATCAGCCGGCATTTCGATTCTTACTTTGAAGAATATGATTTAGCTACATCCTATGTGGAGCTCATGCTGATTTTGCACAATAATGAAGAGCTTTCACAGAATGATCTCGCCGAAGAAATGAATCTCGCTCCTTCTACAATCACACGGTTTATTAACAAGTTGGTGAAGAGAAGCCTGGTTCAGAAAAAGAAATCAGGAAGAACAGCGGTTATTAACCTGAGTAAAAAGGGACAGGCTTTGGTTCCAAAATTAAAAGACAGCTTTGACAGAGCTGTGGCAGACCTGCAAAATATATTAAGTGAAAAATATGTACATACAACTAAAGGGCTTTTGTTGCATGGTGCCAGGCTTTTGAAAGTTCAGGGGAAGGATTAA
- a CDS encoding segregation and condensation protein A, translating to MYRVQLKNFEGPLDLLLFFIKRDELNIYDIPISHITHEFLEYIRLMEELDLDVASEFIYMASMLMSIKARMMLPFEGDEDEELDEDDPRYELVQKLLEYKRYKEMAEKMTIIDEETQKKYYRGYHDADEVEKQASGEALKDVTLFDLMGAFRKVLADMKRQHTYHKVEKISITIEQQSEYILGMLQEKGRRSFIDICRELQNTAVVVVTFLAILEMLKEQQINLFIENNDPTQFYIDLKPVDEIIGTTRS from the coding sequence ATGTACAGAGTTCAGTTAAAAAATTTCGAAGGGCCGCTTGATCTGCTCCTTTTTTTCATCAAAAGGGATGAGCTGAATATTTATGATATTCCTATCTCTCACATCACTCACGAGTTCCTTGAATACATCCGCCTGATGGAAGAGCTGGATCTTGACGTTGCCAGTGAATTCATTTACATGGCCAGTATGTTGATGTCCATCAAAGCAAGAATGATGCTTCCTTTCGAGGGCGATGAGGATGAGGAACTGGATGAGGACGATCCCCGCTACGAACTTGTACAAAAACTCCTGGAATACAAGCGCTATAAGGAGATGGCCGAAAAGATGACCATCATTGACGAGGAGACTCAGAAAAAATACTACCGGGGTTATCACGATGCCGATGAGGTGGAGAAACAGGCCAGCGGTGAAGCACTGAAAGACGTGACTTTGTTTGACCTGATGGGCGCATTCAGAAAGGTTCTGGCCGATATGAAACGGCAACACACCTATCACAAAGTTGAAAAAATCAGCATTACGATAGAACAGCAATCTGAATACATCCTTGGAATGCTTCAGGAGAAAGGACGGCGATCATTTATTGATATTTGCAGGGAATTACAAAACACGGCCGTCGTTGTGGTAACATTCCTGGCCATTCTCGAAATGCTTAAAGAACAGCAGATCAACCTGTTTATTGAAAACAACGACCCTACTCAATTTTACATCGACCTTAAGCCGGTAGATGAAATTATTGGAACTACAAGAAGTTAA
- a CDS encoding M28 family peptidase produces MKNFFLFSLLIVIAAPSISKAQDRSGNYSSDTDKLFEFSESITADFLRNHLRVIANDSLRGRDTGTTGIEKAENYIADFYRSIGFQPKGANGTYFQPFELNATVTDSLVYTTYRVDGTDSLQVNHSVEAENFSSDFIRSFGGAVPIEGDIIYAGFGVEDSLNNIHNMEGDAIAGNWVLIFDQIPYVVEGDTLVDPNYTARDRLIALLQDHGAQGILLISDQSESDFNKIAEFTSKTINVPNNLSLAYRANGNRAYNPPYAYTQISPDLAAEILGVSNEEGLWELRESTIENLQEFRARQTPFYLKYAPHEEDTAIEARNVLAYLEGTDPELKDEVVVIMGHHDHVGVGTPNESGDFIYNGADDNGSGTTGLMAIANTFHQAEKEGFKPKRSILFLHVSAEESGLLGSRYYSDHPIIPIEQTIAALNTDMISRSDPEHMEAGNTDYVYLIGGEIISSQLDSLVVNANEQTVNMQLDRKYNDLNDSNQFYRRSDHWNFGRLGVPFVFFFTGVHEDYHAPGDEVDGVDFEKYPRVARLIYNSAVNIANFEGVPKVDNQQFIEITGERPR; encoded by the coding sequence ATGAAGAACTTTTTTCTCTTTTCTCTATTGATAGTAATTGCGGCACCATCAATATCAAAAGCTCAAGACAGATCGGGCAACTATTCATCTGACACAGATAAGCTCTTTGAATTTTCCGAATCAATTACCGCCGATTTTCTTCGAAATCATCTACGTGTAATTGCCAACGACAGCCTGAGAGGCCGGGATACAGGAACCACAGGAATTGAAAAAGCCGAAAATTATATTGCAGACTTTTACCGGTCTATCGGATTTCAACCAAAAGGAGCCAACGGAACTTATTTCCAGCCGTTTGAGCTGAATGCTACCGTTACCGACAGTCTTGTTTATACCACTTATCGCGTGGATGGGACCGACTCTCTTCAAGTGAACCACAGTGTGGAAGCCGAAAATTTTTCGAGTGATTTTATAAGGAGTTTCGGAGGAGCAGTACCCATTGAAGGAGATATTATTTATGCAGGATTTGGTGTTGAGGATTCCCTGAATAACATCCACAACATGGAAGGAGATGCCATTGCCGGCAACTGGGTACTGATATTCGACCAGATTCCTTATGTGGTTGAAGGCGATACACTTGTAGATCCGAATTACACCGCCCGGGACCGGCTTATAGCCCTGCTTCAGGATCATGGCGCTCAAGGAATTCTGCTCATCTCTGATCAAAGCGAATCCGATTTCAACAAAATTGCTGAATTCACTTCCAAAACCATCAACGTGCCGAATAACCTAAGTCTTGCGTACCGGGCAAATGGCAACCGGGCTTACAATCCGCCCTATGCATATACCCAAATCAGTCCCGACCTGGCTGCCGAAATTTTAGGCGTAAGTAATGAAGAAGGTTTATGGGAACTGAGAGAATCCACCATTGAAAATCTGCAGGAATTTCGTGCCCGACAAACGCCATTCTATCTTAAATATGCTCCGCACGAAGAAGATACGGCTATCGAAGCAAGGAACGTTCTTGCGTATCTGGAAGGGACAGATCCGGAACTGAAGGATGAAGTCGTGGTGATCATGGGCCATCACGATCATGTAGGCGTCGGCACACCGAATGAATCCGGCGATTTTATTTATAATGGCGCTGACGATAACGGAAGCGGAACGACAGGGCTGATGGCCATTGCCAATACTTTTCATCAGGCAGAAAAAGAGGGATTTAAGCCGAAACGAAGTATCCTTTTCCTCCATGTTTCGGCCGAGGAATCGGGGCTTCTCGGTTCACGCTATTATTCTGATCACCCAATCATCCCGATTGAACAAACCATTGCGGCTCTCAATACAGACATGATTAGCCGGAGTGATCCCGAGCATATGGAAGCCGGAAATACAGACTATGTTTACCTGATTGGCGGAGAGATTATTTCTTCTCAGCTGGACAGCCTTGTGGTAAATGCCAATGAGCAAACCGTAAATATGCAGCTCGACAGAAAATACAACGACCTCAACGACTCCAACCAATTTTACCGCCGTAGTGATCACTGGAATTTTGGCCGGTTGGGCGTGCCGTTCGTTTTCTTTTTTACCGGCGTTCATGAAGATTATCACGCTCCGGGCGATGAAGTGGACGGGGTGGATTTTGAAAAGTATCCAAGAGTTGCCCGCCTGATTTATAACTCCGCCGTAAACATCGCTAATTTTGAAGGAGTGCCCAAAGTGGACAACCAGCAATTTATCGAGATTACCGGCGAACGGCCGCGGTAA
- a CDS encoding dipeptidase: protein MKFKIISTLLFFSIALISCSGEQQTMEEQAQKIHEEVITMDTHDDINTQNFTAETNYTQDLETQVNIPKMKAGGLDVAWLVVYTGQGDLTEEGYADAYENAIDKFDAIHRLTEEIAPDEIELALSSEDVRRIIGSGKKAAMIGVENAYPLAEDIARVKEFYDRGARYMSLAHNGHSQLSDSNTGERDDEWLHNGLSDFGKEVIKEMNKWGIAIDLSHPSKEANLQAIELSQAPVMASHSSARTVNDVSRNLSDEELLKIKENGGVVHAVAFKSYVDSEKNSQYSDAVNEIMQRMASEAGFEIKSWGDLREMDEDAREEYITQYRELQDKAAPVIEEEVEAPPVNVADFVDHIDYMVDLIGIDHVGISSDFDGGGGVEGWNDASETFNVTLELVKRGYSAEEIEKLWSGNLMRVLDEVAAVAEKIQQES from the coding sequence ATGAAATTTAAAATTATTTCGACCCTTCTTTTCTTTTCAATAGCCCTTATAAGCTGTTCCGGGGAGCAGCAAACTATGGAAGAACAAGCCCAAAAAATCCATGAAGAAGTGATTACCATGGATACTCATGATGACATCAACACCCAAAATTTTACAGCTGAAACAAATTATACCCAAGATTTAGAAACCCAGGTAAATATCCCCAAAATGAAGGCCGGCGGGCTGGATGTGGCCTGGCTTGTGGTTTATACCGGCCAGGGTGATTTAACCGAAGAAGGATACGCCGATGCCTATGAAAATGCCATCGATAAATTCGATGCGATTCACCGGTTAACTGAGGAAATTGCTCCCGATGAAATCGAACTTGCCTTGTCGTCTGAGGATGTACGCCGAATCATTGGTTCAGGAAAAAAAGCAGCAATGATTGGGGTAGAAAACGCATATCCATTGGCTGAAGACATTGCCCGTGTGAAGGAATTTTATGATCGGGGTGCGCGATATATGTCTCTCGCTCATAATGGACACAGCCAGTTAAGTGATTCCAACACAGGCGAAAGAGACGATGAATGGCTTCACAACGGATTGAGCGATTTTGGCAAAGAAGTAATCAAAGAGATGAATAAATGGGGAATTGCGATTGATCTTTCCCATCCCTCCAAAGAAGCCAATTTGCAGGCCATAGAACTCTCGCAGGCTCCTGTAATGGCATCGCACTCATCAGCCCGAACCGTGAATGATGTCAGCCGGAATTTGAGTGATGAAGAACTTTTGAAGATTAAAGAAAATGGTGGCGTTGTTCATGCCGTAGCTTTCAAAAGCTATGTGGATTCTGAAAAGAACAGCCAATATTCTGATGCTGTAAATGAAATCATGCAGCGAATGGCTTCGGAAGCAGGATTTGAAATTAAAAGCTGGGGTGATCTTCGTGAAATGGATGAAGATGCGCGCGAGGAATATATCACCCAATACAGAGAGCTACAGGATAAAGCGGCACCTGTTATTGAGGAGGAAGTTGAAGCGCCCCCGGTAAATGTAGCGGATTTTGTAGATCATATCGATTATATGGTTGATCTGATCGGCATTGATCACGTAGGCATCAGTTCCGACTTTGACGGCGGTGGCGGTGTGGAAGGCTGGAATGATGCGTCAGAAACGTTTAATGTAACCCTGGAACTTGTAAAACGCGGATATTCTGCCGAAGAAATCGAAAAACTCTGGAGCGGAAATTTGATGAGAGTTCTGGATGAAGTAGCTGCTGTAGCAGAAAAAATCCAACAGGAAAGTTAA
- a CDS encoding outer membrane beta-barrel protein → MTKNVNKLIRTCILIIAAITITTEAHAQFSAGGGLFYGLEIERAGLRADGVYSINENLRAAANVGFYFPETVETPGYSSTHKWLDLNANVHYLFVNDEEWNVYGLAGINYLNFSYSDEFDAPPGTVVGEETGTAVAKSYNAVTIESSTAVFTASQLSSDNSISETGLNIGIGGEYKISFGTAFGELKYAGIGGDADQLVLGIGVRYNF, encoded by the coding sequence ATGACGAAAAACGTAAACAAACTCATTCGGACTTGTATCCTCATTATCGCTGCAATCACAATTACAACCGAAGCTCACGCACAGTTCAGTGCCGGCGGCGGCTTGTTTTATGGGCTTGAAATAGAGCGTGCCGGATTACGCGCCGATGGTGTCTACTCCATCAACGAAAATTTAAGGGCTGCAGCCAATGTGGGATTTTATTTCCCGGAAACCGTTGAAACCCCCGGTTATTCCTCTACGCATAAATGGTTGGACTTAAATGCGAATGTGCACTACTTGTTTGTGAACGATGAAGAGTGGAATGTGTACGGCCTTGCCGGTATTAACTATCTAAATTTTAGTTACTCCGATGAGTTTGATGCACCTCCGGGCACAGTTGTGGGTGAAGAAACAGGTACAGCAGTAGCCAAAAGCTATAATGCTGTAACCATCGAATCTTCAACGGCGGTCTTTACTGCCAGTCAGTTAAGTTCTGACAACAGTATCTCGGAAACCGGACTGAATATCGGGATTGGCGGAGAATATAAAATAAGTTTCGGTACCGCATTTGGTGAATTAAAATATGCCGGAATTGGAGGTGATGCTGACCAGTTGGTTTTGGGAATCGGCGTTCGATACAATTTTTGA
- a CDS encoding InlB B-repeat-containing protein translates to MKVFKKGSLVFLFLLFAGCNVLQEGDELPTISASVLPSTAGSVLVSGQGSENQQVELVALANENWRFSNWSGDIQSDENPLNITLTENMQVNANFVLAGNEYQIDLRVDDGEVISELSFGQMWGATDGFDTDLDLEGPPPPPDDVLYAWFENSDRQLLHDFRNPYTNSAEWTVLINPGDSDSINLSWDIEIEDISGSLIFTDSNESISINMLEESGVELNLSDETEYRILFSP, encoded by the coding sequence ATGAAAGTGTTTAAAAAAGGTAGTCTGGTATTTCTTTTTCTTCTGTTTGCGGGATGTAATGTTCTCCAGGAAGGGGATGAATTGCCCACCATTTCGGCGAGTGTGCTTCCCTCAACTGCGGGAAGCGTTTTGGTTTCGGGGCAAGGTTCGGAGAATCAGCAGGTGGAACTCGTTGCCCTTGCCAACGAAAACTGGCGATTTTCCAACTGGTCGGGCGATATCCAATCGGATGAAAATCCTTTGAATATTACACTGACTGAAAACATGCAGGTGAATGCTAATTTTGTCCTCGCCGGAAACGAATATCAAATTGATTTACGGGTGGATGATGGCGAAGTGATCTCTGAACTTTCGTTTGGGCAGATGTGGGGCGCTACCGACGGATTTGATACGGATCTCGATTTGGAAGGCCCGCCGCCGCCGCCGGATGACGTTCTATACGCTTGGTTTGAAAACAGTGACCGCCAGCTCCTGCATGATTTCAGGAATCCTTACACCAATTCAGCGGAATGGACGGTCCTTATCAACCCGGGTGATTCTGATTCAATAAACCTGAGCTGGGATATTGAAATCGAAGATATTTCTGGTTCGCTGATTTTTACGGATTCGAACGAATCCATCAGTATCAATATGCTGGAAGAGAGTGGTGTAGAATTGAACCTTTCTGATGAGACGGAATATCGAATCCTCTTCTCACCGTAA